GGCCGCGATCCAGCGGCGGAACTCCTCTTCCGACTCGCCGACAAACTTCGACAGGTCCCGATTCACTTCAAGCATCGACTGCTGAACGACATCCGACGCGCCCATCTTGGTGCGGAGGTCGGCGCCGATCCCGTGATTGGCGATCGTCATCAGGTAGCGGTAGAACCGGTTGTAAACGACGCCCAACGCGTCGTCGTCCCCGTCACGCGCCGCGGCGAGCAGCGTGTTCCAATCAGAGTCTCCGGCGACGCCAGGTGTGCTCATAGACGGGTCTGCTTCTAAAGATGCCTGCTTGCTCATGCGGCCGCCCGTCTACGCCATCCGTGACGCCGACGCCCCTTTCTGCACCAACAGTCTAACCAGCCAACCACCCCGGTTGACCTCCGGATCGGTTTGCCGCACGCGGTTTTGCAACCGTCGCCGGTCACGTGTGCAAACCCCGGCGGCGACGTCAGGCGCCTGCGGCGCCGTAACCCGTAATGCCCGCATAGTGTCCGCTATCGCGGGTGGTGGCGCCGCGAAGTGAACACGTTCGCGAGGCAAACCGCAACGCGGATTCGAGCGTCGGTTGGAGCGGCTGACCGGCAGCAATGCCGGCAATGCAAGCCGCGGCGAACGCGTCGCCCGCCCCAACCGTGTCGACCAGCGGGTCGGGCGTCGGCGAGCCGGCGATGGTGGAATCGCCGTGCTCGTCGACGGCGCACGCGCCCTCGGCGCCGCAGGTCACGAAGAAGGCCTTGCCGTTGTAGCGCTCGCGGAGCTTGGCCACCGCCGCCGGCGCGTCAGCGGGGCCGTCGCACTTCATGCCGGACAGCTGCGCCAGCTCGTTGTTGTTGAGCTTGGTCCACGCGGCGTCCTGCAGCAGCTCGCCTGCCATCTCGAGGGTGAACCACGGCTTGCGGATGTTGATGTCCACGAATTTGGGCAGTCCGCTCTCGGCCATCAGCCGGCGGATGGTGGTGCGCGACGGCTCGCTGCGGAACGCCAGGCTGCCGACGTACAGCATCGAGAAGCCGCCCTCGGCGAGCAGCTCCGCAGGGAACTGGATATCGTCATAGGCGCGGTCGGGCAGCAGGTTGAAGGTTGGCTCACCGTTGTTGACGGTCACCTCCACCAGGCCGGTTGGCAGCCGCTGGGAGGTCTGCACGCCGGCGGTGCTCATGCCCCACTCCCGCATCCGCTCGAGGATCATCCGCCCGTTGTCGTCGTCGGCCACGGCGGTGACCATCACCGGCGACAGGCCGAACCCGGTGAGGTTCCAGGCCACGTTAAATGGCGCACCGCCGAGTATGCCGCGGCCGTCGGGGAACTGGTCGATGAGGACTTCGCCAACAATCAGCGGCTGGTCGGGCATGGCTCAGGCGGGGCTCCCTAGAAACAGTTTGCGTGCTTGCGGGCAGGGCAGGGGGTCTGCACCGCATCCTAGGCGCCGACCTGCCGGCCGTCGAGGCGCCGCCGCACTACGGTGCGAGCGGCGCGCCGAACGCGTGTTTTTTGACGCTGGGATGCGCGGTGGGCTAGAATCTCGGTTCTCTTACCACCCTCTATTCCAGCCGGCAGCACCGCAGCTATGAAGACGCCCCACCCCTGGACGCCCGCCCTCGCCCTCTGCCTGTTGGCGGCGGCCCAGCCAACCCTCGCGCAGCAGCGGACCGTCGACCCGCCGCGGGCGATCGGCCAGATCGAGATCAACGACCCGGCCGCCGAGTCGCTGATCGACCCCGACGCCGAGATCGAGATCCTCGCCACCGGGTTCGACTGGAGCGAGGGCCCCGTGTGGTCGAAGGAGCTGGGCGCCGTGCTGTTCAGCGACATCCCGCCGAACTCCATCTACAAGTGGAAGGAGGGCGAGGGGCTGTCGCTCTACCTCAAGCCGTCGGGCTACACCGGCGCGGAGGAGCGGGGCGGCGAGCCCGGCGCGAACGGGCTGGCAATCGACAAGCAGGGGCGACTGGTCATGTGCCAGCACGGCGACGCCCAGGTCGCGCGGATGGCGGCGCCGCTCTCCGACCCGGCGCCCAAGTTCGACGCCATCGCCGCCAAGCTCGACGGCAAGCAGCTCAACAGCCCCAACGACCTGGCGCTGCACTCGTCCGGCGCGATCTACTTTACGGACCCGCCGTACGGACGCGTCGGCCGGTTCGAGGACCAGGGCCGTGAGCTGGACTTCCAGGGCGTGTACCGCGTGTCGCCGGCGGGCGAGCTGACGCTGCTCACCAAAGAACTCGAGGCGCCCAACGGCATCGCGTTGTCGCCCGACGAGCGGACGCTGTACGTGGCGCAGTCGTCGGGCCGCCGGCCCATCTACATGGCCTACAACGTGCAGGAGGACGGCGGCATCGACGAGGGACGCGTGCTGCTGGACGTCAAGCACCTGGCCGCCGACCGCCCCGGCAGCCCCGACGGCATGGCCATCGACCGCGACGGCAACCTGTTCGCCACCGGGCCCGGCGGCGTGCTGATCATCACGCCCGAGGGCAAGCACCTGGCGACCATCCGCACCGGCGAGCGGATCGCCAACTGCACGTTCGGCGGCCCCGACGGCCGCACGCTCTTTATGACTTCTGACATGCACCTCTGCCGCGTGCGCGTGAAGACCGCCGGCCTCGGCTTCTGATCCGGGCGCTGGTTGGAGGACGCTGGGCGCTAGTTCTTTTGGTTCTTCCCTCTGGGGATCACCGTGCGCGCCGACCTGTTCCTCCTGCTTCTGCGGGCCGCGTGCGGCGGGTACCTAGAACTGCCGCGCGACGAAGTACGCCGCGGTGACCGGCGTTACCCCTACAGCCCGCACACCCTCTCTAACGCGGCCCGGCAAGCGGTGACGACCGGGCAAAAGGGGTTGTTTCGCTGATCGCGACCGGCTGGCGCGACGATATCAGGTGATGGATTTGGGAGGCGTGCCAGAAGGCAGCCGCCCGGTTCGAAGCGTGCCGGAAAGCCAAACCCGGATCGGTTCCCCTAGCGCCTTCACTGACAAGATCAAGAAGGGCGGTATCCGATGGGCGTGGCGCCGTTCGCGAGTGAAAGGTTTCCCCTCCCCCAAAGTTTCCTGAGGAGTGTGTCAAATGAATCTTCGTATTGCTTCGTCGGCGCTGGTCCTTGGCGCCGTCGTCGTGCTGGGCAGCGCCTCGAACGCCAACGCGTTCTTCGGCCTGCTCGGCGGTGGTTGTGGCGGTTGTTGTGAGCCGACCTGCGGCTGTGAGCCGAGCTGCTGTGCTGAGCCCAGCTGCGGCTGCGAGCCGAGCTGCTGCGTCGACTCGTGCTGCGACCCCTGCTGCGCCCCGCGTCGGTGCTGCATCCTGGACGGCCTGCGTGGCATGTTCAAGCGTAACCACTGCTGCGACTCGTGCTGCGAGCCCACCTGTGGCTGTGAGCCGAGCTGCTGTGCCGAGCCTTCGTGCTGTGCCGAGCCGTCCTGCGGCTGCGAGCCGGCCTGCTGCGACCCTTGCTGCGCCCCGCGTCGGTGCTGCATCCTGGACGGCCTGCGTGGCATGTTCAAGCGTAACCACTGCTGCGATTGCTGCGAGCCCACTTGTGGCTGCGAGCCCAGCTGTGGCGCCCCGAGCTGCGGCTGCGGCATGTAAGCTGAAGCGTTAAAGCGACCCGCCTTTCTTCCTCTGGACAGGCGGAACAGATACTCAGCCGCCGCGTTCATCTGAACGCGGCGGCTGTTGTCGTTTGTGGGCCGCGCTATCCACGGTCAGGTCTGCATTCGCCACCCGACGGCCCCTGCACGACGTTTACCTCTCGTCCTCTTAGTGCGTGCCGCACCCAGTTCGGAGAATGGCCGACTGCTGCCGGCGGTAGCTGGGTCCCCCGGCGCTGCCTGACCGGCGTGCCTTCAGTTGGCGGTTTTCAGTAGAAACCGGCCACCAGGCGCGGTCCAATGATAGGTTGCTGGCGCTGCTGCGTTCTCGACTGGTTGGGACTGGGGGCGGCGCCTGTCCGCGCTGCGCCCCCACCCTAGCCGTCCCCCAGAGAGGGAGGGGATTTCTATTCGCCCACTACCCGAAAACCGAAACCTATCGTGTCCGACTTTGTCCCTAACGACGGACTAGGGTGGACAAAAGTCGCCGACCGAGTCTCCCATGCGATTCGATAGACACTGCTATACCAGGCTGAAACGGGATCCGACGGGGGCGATGCCAGCCGACTTTTGTCCCTAAAAATCGATGCGTCAGAACGGGACAAAAGTCCGCTCGGGCGGGTTGCTTCCGTGATTGGAGAGCGGCGGGAATAATGCGGTGGGCGGCGGACGATTGCCACTCGACTGTCTCCCCAATCCCCGGCTCAACATTCCCAGGCTCAACGGAGAGAAGCCATGCGTCGTCGCTGCCTTGTGATGCTGGTCGTCGGTTTGCTCGCCGCGCCCGGACTGGCCCAGAACCCCGGCCCGATCAACGGCATCGCGCTGGGGCCGGGCAACAACAACGCGGTGCTTGGCTTCGGCGGCCAGCAGGCGCCGGGGCAGGGGGGCGGCGCCAACTACGACTTCGACGCCCTGATCGACCTGATCTCGTCGACCGTCGCGTCGGAGACCTGGGCCGAGAACGGCGGCGGCGAGGCCGAGATCCGCCCGTTCGTCGGCGGCGTGTGGGCCGACGCGCAGGGCACGCTCCGGCAGGCCGCCCGCGCAGAGAAAGCACTCGGAGGCCGGCTCGGCCTGAGCGCCGACCTGGCCAAGCTCCGCGAGCGAGTTGTTGAAGTCCCGCAGGCCCGCGCGAGCGAGTCCGACGCGCGGCGCCCGTCGGCGCTACGGTGCGTCTCGCTGCCGCGGCTGGAGCGTGAGATTGAGCGCCGCCTGGCCGCGGGCAAGCCGCTGGAAGAAGCGATGCTCACGCTGGCCGGGCTGCAGCGGGTGGAGTACGTGTTCGTGTTCCCCGAGACCGGCGACATCGCGCTGGCGGGCCCTGCGGGCGACTGGCGGCTGACCGACGAGCGGCGGCTGGTCTCCTCCGACACGGGGCTGCCGGTCGTGCGGCTCGACGACCTGCTCACGCTGATCCGCCGTGACCCGGCCAGCCCGTTCGGCTGCTCGATCGACCCGCGTCCCGAGGCGTTGGCCGCCGCGCAGCAGTACATCACCGAGCACCCGATCCCGTCCGGCCGCCGCGGCCGCGACCGCTGGCTGGAGCAGGTCCGCGAGCAGGTCGGGCTGCAGGACCTCACCTACCTGGGCATGCCCGGCGACACCCGCGTGGCGTGCGTGCTGGGCGAGGCCGACTACCACATGAAGCTGGTGGGCATGGGCCTGGTGGACGGCGTGCCGGGCATGGAGAGCTACCTGGAGTCGATCCGCGTGAAGCCGGGCGAGCCGGCGCCGGCGGTCGGCGCGGTGCGGTGGTGGTTCGGCATGAACTACGCCGCGGTGGAGCGGTCCGACGCCGGCGACGCGTTCCGCATCGTCGGCCCCGGCGTGAAGGTGATGAGCGAGAACGAGGCGCTCGCCGACCGCGGCGAGCGGCGTCCCACCGGTAAATCGGACGAGCTGTCGCAGGCGTTCGCAACCGGCTTCACCCGCAACTTCCCGGCGCTCGCCGAGAAGTACCCGGTGTACGCGGAGCTGCGGAACGTGTTCGACCTGTCGCTGGCGGCCTCGCTGATCGCGTCGGAGGGGCTGCTACAGCGGGCGGGCTGGCAGCCGGAGATGCTGACCAGCGCCAGCGCGCTGCCGCTGCCCAGGTACGCGGCGCCCACCACGGTGGATACGGTCGCTAACCTGCGGGTGGTGAACCGCCGGCACGTGGTGGCGGGCGTCAGCGGCGGCGTGTGGGCGCGGCCGACCGACGTGCTCGCCAAGAAAACCACCGCCGCCAAGCCGGACGGGCCGCTGCAGTACGCTCCCCAGGCCGCGGCGGCCGAGAGTGGCGTGTGGTGGTGGGACGCCGAGTAGCACCGCCGATGCGGGCCCGCTATTCCTGCGACATCAGGTACGCCAGCAGGTCGCGCAGCTCCGACTCGTCGAGCACGTCGAGCAGGCCGGCCGGCATGGGCGAGTTGCGGGATGGGTAACGGTCCTCGATGTCGTCGGCCTGGAAGGTCTGATAGTGCTTGGGGTCGGTGAAGTCGGTTGCGATCATCACCTCCTGCTTGTTCAGGTTCACCACGCGGCCGACGATGGTGCGCCCGTCGATGTCGAACGCGGTCTGGCGGTACTGGTCAGAGATGGTCGCGTTGGGGTCGACCAGCGCGGTGGCGAGGTCGCGCACCGAGAACCGCCGGCCCACGGCGGTCAGGTCGGGGCCGACCGCGCCGCCCTCGCCGCGGAAGCGGTGGCAGTTGAAGCACTGGGCCTCGGCGAACAGCCGGCGGCCGCGCGCCAGGTCAACGTCGGCGCCGGCTGCGGGCGTGGCGGCGACGACCTCGTCGACGGTCCAGCGCCGCACGAATGGCCGAGCCGCCACAGTCGGCGCCGGCGCTAGCGAGTCGCGGGCGGCGATTAAGTCGGCCACCGCGGCGCGTCCCTCATCGTCCAGGTTCTCGTCGGCCCGCGCGGCGATGCGCTCGGCGTAGGCCTGCATCGACCGGTTGCGGCCCGCGGCCAGCACCTCATTGAGAACGCGGTAGTAGCGGCGGCGGAGCTCGGGCGTCCAGCCACGATCGGCCTGGCAGAGCGCCAGGGCGTAGTGCATGCGCTCGCTCGCCAGCGGCGACTCCTCCATCAGCTTGACCGTCGGCGCGACAGCGGGCGGGTAGCCCACGGCGAGCAGGAACGCGGCCAGTTCGCGGTCGAGCACCGCGGCGCCAGACGGGAACGCGTCGGCGAACTTGGCGACAATCGCGCGGCGGGTCGGCAGCTCCGGCGGGCCGTACCGCAAGTGCGACACGCCCACCGCGCGCAGGAACGCGAGCTGCTGCTCACGCGGGAGCGATGCGAAGTCGGTGTCGCGGAACGCCTCGTACAACCGGTGCGGCGGGTCGACGGATTGATGGCGGGTGGCGGCCAAGAGGGCGTAGGGGCGGATGCGGGGGTCATCTTCGTTGTACGCGCGCTCGAGCCAAGACTCGGCCGGCTGCAGCTCCACGGCCACGCGCGCCGCGTAGCGGATGCGGCGGTCCTCGTGCCCCAGGTACGGCCAGACCGCATCGAGCGCGGTGGGGTCCTGCGCACCGTCGGCGGTGTGGTAACGCTCCAGCTCTTGCCGCAGCGCGATCAGGTCGACCGCGGGCGCCGGGGCAGGGGGGAGCGTGGGCGGCGCGTCGGCGGGGTCGTCGAAGCCGACGTAGACCACCCGCCACAGCGCCGACCCGACGCGCCGCCCGCCGGTGGTCAGGTAGAGCGCGCCGTCGGCCGCGTTGACGGCCAGGTCGGTCACCGGCAGCGGCGACGCGGAGAGGAACGGCTCGACGCTCGCGCGGTAGCCGGCGCCGTCGCTCGACACGTTGACCAGGAACACGCGGCCGTGGCTCCAGTCGCCGACAAACAACGCCGCGCTGTCCGGGAAGGGGAAGCTGGTCCCCGCGCCGAAGGCCACGCCGGTGGGCGAGCCGGGGCCGACCTCCAGCAGCGGCGCCACGCTGTCCTCGTAGTAGGCGGGCCATTTGCCGGTGCCGTGCCGCCAGCCGAACTCGCCGCCGCTCACCACGTGACAGACCCGCGTCGGGCGGTACCACGGGGTGTCGATGTCGTACTCGTTGTCGGAGTCAAAAGTGAACAGGTCGCCCCGCCAGTTGAACGCGATGTCGTACTGGTTGCGGAAGCCCATCGCGAACAGCCGCCAGTCTTGCCCGTCGAGGCTCACCTGGGCGATCCAGCCGCCCGGCTCTCGGAGGTTGGCGAAGCTGCGCAGCGGGTCGTCGATCCGCGGCACGATGGCGTCATCGGCCCAGACGCGGGGCGGGCGGCTCCACGCGAAGTCGGTCGGCGGCGTGATGTTGCCGCAGGCCACCAACAGCGACCGGCCGTCCGGCGCGGGGATCACCGCGTGGGGTCCGTGCTCGCCGCTCGCCGGCAGCTCGCGGAGCAGCTCGGCCTGGTCCCACAGGCCGTCGCCGGTGGTGTCGCGGGCGCGGTACAGGCCCGACGCGGCGTCGCCAGTGGAGTTGACCATCACGTACAGATCACCGTCGAGCACGCACATCCCCTGAGCCATGCCGATCTCCAGCGGCAGCCGCTCGACCACCGTGTCCGACGCGTCGGCGCTGGGCGTGATGACGAACAGCCCGCCGAACTGAGCCGATGCCACCAGCCGGCCGTCGCCCACCGCGGTGAGCGACACCCACGACCCCTCGGTCTTGGGGTCGACGCGGTGCACCAGCTGCAGCTCGTAGCCGGGGCGGATCAGCACATCGCTCAGCAGGCCGGCGTACGCTTCAGCGCACAGGGCGACCGACGGCGTCGCGGCGGCGGTGAGGGCGGCCGCGATCCAGGCGAGGAGGGGTTTCATGCGTCAATTATAGGTCCCCCGTTGCGGCGGACGCCACGCGCCGCAGGGGCTGCACGGCGGTCGGCAGTCGGATTGACGCCCGCGCCCCTAACCCCGGCCCGTGAAACACGTTAAGATCTCCGCAGCCGGCGCCGCGTCAAAGTGTCACACCCACGGCCCGGCGGCCGCACGCCTCTACGCCCGGGCGTTCGCAGCCTCTAGAATTCAAAGCAACCTTGCCCACCTCACCGGGCGTTTCCTTTGGCAGACCCAACCACGCCACCGAAGCTTACGCACCTCGACGAGGAGGGCGCCGCGCAGATGGTGGACGTGGGCGACAAGCCGGCGACCCGCCGCACGGCCCGCGCGTCGGCCCGGCTGCGGATGGCGGCCGCAACGCTCGAGCTCGTCCGCTCGGGCGGCGGCGCCAAGGGCGACGTGCTGCAGGTGGCGCGGCTGGCGGGGGTGATGGCCGCCAAGCGGACCGACGAACTCATCCCGCTGTGCCACGGGCTGCCGCTGGAGTCGGTGGGCGTGGAGTTTGAGTTCGCCGACGAGCAGTCGCTGGTGGTCACGGCCACGGCCCGCGTCACGGCCAAGACCGGCGTCGAGATGGAGGCCCTCACCGCGGTAACGACCGCCGCGCTGACGGTCTACGACATGTGCAAGGCGGTCGACCGGGGGATCGTGATAGGCCCGGTGCAACTGGAAGAGAAGAGCGGCGGCCGCAGCGGCCACTGGCGCCGCGCCGCAACCGGCGACAACCAAGCCGCGGGCGACAAAGAGTAAGGACCCAACCGACTTATGAGTCAGGCAGACCAAACGCTCGCGCACGGCGCCACCGACCTCCGCCAGCTGCTCTCCGGCATCGCCGACGACTTGGCCGCGGTCGAGCGGCGGCTGCAGTCCGAATTGCACAGCCGCGTCCCCCAGGTGGACGAGGTCGTGCGTCACGGCTACCGGCTGGGCGGCAAGCGGCTGCGGCCGGCGCTGGTGCTGCTGGCCGGCCAGGCCGCCGGCGGGCTGACCGACGAGCACCTGGTGCTGTCGGCCGTGGTCGAGATGATCCACACCGCCACGCTCGTGCACGACGACGTGCTCGACGAGGCCGACCTCCGCCGCCACGAGGACACCGTCAACGCGCGCTGGGGCAATGAGACCAGCGTGCTGCTGGGCGACTTCCTGTTCTCACACGCGTTCTACCTGGCCAGCACCACCGGCTCGGCAGAGGCGTGCCAGACCATCGGCCGCGCGACCAACACGGTCTGTGAAGGTGAGATGCAGCAGACGCTCTCCGAGGGCGACTTCGATCTCAGCCAGGACGACTACCTCGCGATCATCACCGCCAAGACCGCCGAGCTGTGCGCGTGCTGCTGCGAGCTGGGCGCCCGCCAGGCCGGCGCCGACGACGCCACGGTCGAGCGGTTCGCCTCGTTCGGGCGCAACCTGGGCGTCGCGTTCCAGATCGCCGACGACCTGTTGGACCTGATGTCCGACGAGGAGGCCACCGGCAAGACCACCGGCGCCGACCTCGCCAAGCGGAAGATGACCCTCCCGCTGATCCACGCCCGCGACGCGCTGGTCAACGGCCCGCGGGCGAACTTCGTCGACCTGCTGGCCACCGCCGACGTCGAGCGGATCCGCGCTCAGGTGAAACTGATGGGCTCGCTGGACTACGCCAACCGGACCGCGGCCGACTACGCCCGCCGCGCGGCGGCCGACCTGGCCGAACTGCCGGACAACCCGGCGTTGCAATCATTGGTGGGACTGGCTAACTTTGCGGCGGCACGCAGCAGTTAGCCTCGTCCTCATCAGGATTGCCATGGAAGCGGAGCCCGAGCATGTAAACCCCTTCGCTTCCCCGCTGGCGGAGGAGGCTGTCGTCAGTTCCGGCGCCCCGCTGGGCGTGTCGGGCGTCGAGGCCATCCGCCACGAGCACATCAAGCGCGAGGCGTCGATCCGATCGGTCGGTTGGCTCTACTACCTCGGCGCTTGTGTGCTGACGGTCAGCGCCACGTTCCTCGCCGCGTCGGCGTTTGTGGGCCCGGCCGCGTACGACCTTGGTCCCTCGCTGCTGGGCGCCGTCTTCGTCGCGCTGCTGGCCGCCCTCGGTTGGTGGGTGGGAGCGGGGCTGCGGCGGCTCAACCCGACCGTCCGGATCCCGGCACTGGTGCTGTCGATCATCGCGCTGTTGATCTCGCTCTTGGGGATCAACGTCATCGGAATGCTCATCCACGGCTATCTGGCGTCGCTGATGGGGAGTGAGAAGAGCAAGTACATCTTCTCGCCCGAGTACAAGGAGATTATCGCCGCCACGCCCCACATCCGTTACAAGTCGTCGACCGTGATGTGGGTGGTGCTGGGCGTGCTGCTGGTCGTGCTCGTGGTCGTCGTGGTCTTCGCCGCCCGCATGGCGCCGTAGCGACGGCGTCACCGTTTCGGCGCCTGACTCCCTCACCGATCAAACCAAGCAGAAAACTATGGATGCGGAACCGGAGCACGTGAACCCCTTTGCCTCCCCGCTGGCGGAGGAGGGGGCCGTCGGCCCTGACGCGCCGTCGGAAAACGCCGCGCTTGAGGCGATCCGGCGGGAGCACCTGTCGCGCGAGGCGTCGATCAAGTCGGTTGGGCTGCTCTACCTGATCCCCGCAGCAATCGGCGCCCTGATGTCGGTGGTCATGGTGTTCGGCGCGGTGGTCGCGGCAACGTCTGGAGAGGTTGGACTGGGCGAGGGGGCCGCCATGCTCGGCGCCATGCTGCTATACGCCGGCTTGAGCGTTCTCTTCTGGTGGATCGGCTCGGGCCTCCGGCGACTGAACCCGGCGGTGAGGATCTGGACCATCGTCCTGAGTGTGATCGGTCTGCTTGGCATCCCTATTGGGACGCTGATCAACGGTTACATTCTGTGGCTGGTTGCAGGGCGAACGGGCAGGTACATCTTCTCAGACGAGTACAGAGGCGTGATCGCGGCAACGCCACACATCCGCTACAAGTCATCGATCTTGATGTTGTTCCTTATCGCGTTCTTGATTGTCGTCTTGGTGCTGGTGTTTGGAGCTGTCATTACATCCGTTCGCCCTGACTAGTCGCGTAGGGTGGGGCCGATAGGCCCACCGCTGTTGTAGTTGCGGCCCGCCTGCGGTGGGCGTCCGCTTCGCCGACGCCCACCCTACGAACCTGCTGTGGCTGCTCTTCTCACTGCCGTCGATGAACCTGCTGACGCTCCTCATCAGCATCTGTGGCCTATGGTGCCTGATCGGTGCGAGGGCAAGGTTCATCTTTACGCCCGACTACCAACAGGTCATAGCCGCGACGCCGCACATCAGGTACCAGACCTCCAAGTGGGTCTGGATCTTGCTCGCGGTGCTGGTAGGCCTGATGTTGCTGGCAATCGCAGCAGCGTTCGTTCCCTCGCCGCAGTAGCCGGCTCGTGCAAGGCTCGGAGTGGGTTGCTACAGGTCCGATGGATCTCGCAGAGGCGCGGAGCCGCAGAGATTGCTCTAGCCTGCGACGTCTCAGCGACTCCGCGACTCTGCGTGAGGCAATCAATCTCGCTGGGTGCGCCGCTCGGACCACCGGCTTTGAAGAAGTGACCAGCCAGGTGCGAGAGTCGATTGTGATGCCGCCATGATAAAGACTCGCGCAGAGGCGCGGAGCCGCAGAGTTTGCTGTAGCCAGCGGCGACTCTGCGCCTTTGCGACTCTGCGTGAGACAACCAGCCGCAGCGCTTCGGCCGGCGAATCTTTGGGCGCCCGATCCGACTCGCGTAGCCCCGCGCCTTTGCCGTCTCTCACCCACTTGTCGTCGCCGGTTTGTTGTAGAAAACGGCCGCGCAGCGCGATCTAATTTAATAGCGCCGTGTGTTCACCGACCCTGCTAGTAGGTCTGGCAGGCTGCGGGAGGTGCTGCGCGCGTTGCCGCTGGAACCGCGAGAGTTAGAAGTGTGTCCGATCGACGCGCCCCAAAACGGACAAAACCCCCGCAAGCATTCTTGAAGGACTTAGCGTAATGGGCTAACTCAGAAGCACTTACGAAAAAATGGGGCGGAGATGCGCCCCGAGTTTTGTCCCCTCCGCGCGTGTTTTTGGACAAAACGAGATCGGACAAAACCCTGCCGAATCGTAGATGGAGCTGCTAAGAGAGCCCCGCCTGGGGGTCGGTGGCGATCCGCTCCGCGATGGCGGCAGGGTTGTCGTCTGGGCCGATGTCGATAAATCGGCACTCGCCCAGCCCGCGGAACCAGGTGCGTTGCCGCTTGGCGAAGCGGCGGGTGCGGGCCTTGATGAGCTCGACCGCCTCGGCCAGATCGTGCTTGCCGTTGAGGTAGTCGATCACCTCGCAGTAGCCGACCGCCTGCCGCGCGGTGCGGCCGAGTTGCTTGCCGCCGTCGATCAGCCCTTGGACTTCCTCGACCAGGCCGTCGTCGAACATCTGGTCGACGCGGCGCTCGATCCGCTCGCGCTGCTCGTCGCGGTCGCGGCGGAGCACGAACACACGACACTGGTCGGCCGGCACGCCGTCCTCGAACTCCATCTGCTGGTGACTGATCGGCTCGCCGGTGGAGCGGTACACCTCGAGCGCGCGGACGATGCGGCGGGTGTCGTTCACGTGGATCAGCGAGGCCGCCACCGGGTCGACCTGGGTGAGCCGCGCGTGCAGCGCCTCGGAGCCGACCGTTTCCAGCTCGGTGAGGATCTCGTTACGCAGGTCCCAGTCGGCGGGCGGGCCGTCGAAGAAGCCCCGCAGCAAACACTTGAGGTACAGCGGTGTGCCCCCCACGAACAGCGGCTGGCGGCCCCGGTCGCGGATCGCGCGGATCGCCTGGAACGACAGCTCGCGGTACTGCGCGACGCTGAATTCTTCGTCCGGGTCGACCACGTCGATCAGGTGGTGCGGCACGGCCCGCCGCAGCTCGGCGGGCGGCTTGGCGGTGCCGATATCCATGCCGCGGTACACGGCCATCGAGTCGAGCGACAGGATCTCGGCGTCGAGCCGCCGGGCGAGCTCCATCGCGACCGAGGTCTTGCCCACGGCCGTGGCGCCGGTCAGGTACCAGCAGTCGAGGGCCGGGTTTTCGGTGGTGGGGGTCATGTGTGCTGCTCCGCCAACCCGGCACGATTGCCTTAACGCCCGCGGCTGCCTAGACTTGAGGTTTGTTTTCGCCGCATTTTCCCCTGCTGGGGCCGGCTTTGCCAGGGCCCGGGCCCGTTCCTTCCCCACCCGCACCACCGCCATGCCCGAAGCCGCCCGGCCGATCGACGCCCTGGAAGAGACCATCCGGCAGCGCGCCGAGCTGGCGGCCGGCGACGGCCTGGGCAAGTCGTACACCGCGAAGCTGCTGACCGGCCCGCTTGAGAAGCTGTGCGGCAAGGTCACCGAGGAGGCGGGCGAGCTGGTCGAGGCCGCGCTGGAGGAAGGCGACGATGGCCGCACCCACTTCATCTACGAGGCGGGCGACCTGCTGTACCACACGCTGGTGCTGCTG
This genomic interval from Posidoniimonas corsicana contains the following:
- a CDS encoding c-type cytochrome; this translates as MKPLLAWIAAALTAAATPSVALCAEAYAGLLSDVLIRPGYELQLVHRVDPKTEGSWVSLTAVGDGRLVASAQFGGLFVITPSADASDTVVERLPLEIGMAQGMCVLDGDLYVMVNSTGDAASGLYRARDTTGDGLWDQAELLRELPASGEHGPHAVIPAPDGRSLLVACGNITPPTDFAWSRPPRVWADDAIVPRIDDPLRSFANLREPGGWIAQVSLDGQDWRLFAMGFRNQYDIAFNWRGDLFTFDSDNEYDIDTPWYRPTRVCHVVSGGEFGWRHGTGKWPAYYEDSVAPLLEVGPGSPTGVAFGAGTSFPFPDSAALFVGDWSHGRVFLVNVSSDGAGYRASVEPFLSASPLPVTDLAVNAADGALYLTTGGRRVGSALWRVVYVGFDDPADAPPTLPPAPAPAVDLIALRQELERYHTADGAQDPTALDAVWPYLGHEDRRIRYAARVAVELQPAESWLERAYNEDDPRIRPYALLAATRHQSVDPPHRLYEAFRDTDFASLPREQQLAFLRAVGVSHLRYGPPELPTRRAIVAKFADAFPSGAAVLDRELAAFLLAVGYPPAVAPTVKLMEESPLASERMHYALALCQADRGWTPELRRRYYRVLNEVLAAGRNRSMQAYAERIAARADENLDDEGRAAVADLIAARDSLAPAPTVAARPFVRRWTVDEVVAATPAAGADVDLARGRRLFAEAQCFNCHRFRGEGGAVGPDLTAVGRRFSVRDLATALVDPNATISDQYRQTAFDIDGRTIVGRVVNLNKQEVMIATDFTDPKHYQTFQADDIEDRYPSRNSPMPAGLLDVLDESELRDLLAYLMSQE
- the moaC gene encoding cyclic pyranopterin monophosphate synthase MoaC, producing the protein MADPTTPPKLTHLDEEGAAQMVDVGDKPATRRTARASARLRMAAATLELVRSGGGAKGDVLQVARLAGVMAAKRTDELIPLCHGLPLESVGVEFEFADEQSLVVTATARVTAKTGVEMEALTAVTTAALTVYDMCKAVDRGIVIGPVQLEEKSGGRSGHWRRAATGDNQAAGDKE
- a CDS encoding polyprenyl synthetase family protein, which translates into the protein MSQADQTLAHGATDLRQLLSGIADDLAAVERRLQSELHSRVPQVDEVVRHGYRLGGKRLRPALVLLAGQAAGGLTDEHLVLSAVVEMIHTATLVHDDVLDEADLRRHEDTVNARWGNETSVLLGDFLFSHAFYLASTTGSAEACQTIGRATNTVCEGEMQQTLSEGDFDLSQDDYLAIITAKTAELCACCCELGARQAGADDATVERFASFGRNLGVAFQIADDLLDLMSDEEATGKTTGADLAKRKMTLPLIHARDALVNGPRANFVDLLATADVERIRAQVKLMGSLDYANRTAADYARRAAADLAELPDNPALQSLVGLANFAAARSS
- a CDS encoding DUF4175 domain-containing protein; amino-acid sequence: MEAEPEHVNPFASPLAEEAVVSSGAPLGVSGVEAIRHEHIKREASIRSVGWLYYLGACVLTVSATFLAASAFVGPAAYDLGPSLLGAVFVALLAALGWWVGAGLRRLNPTVRIPALVLSIIALLISLLGINVIGMLIHGYLASLMGSEKSKYIFSPEYKEIIAATPHIRYKSSTVMWVVLGVLLVVLVVVVVFAARMAP
- the miaA gene encoding tRNA (adenosine(37)-N6)-dimethylallyltransferase MiaA, whose protein sequence is MTPTTENPALDCWYLTGATAVGKTSVAMELARRLDAEILSLDSMAVYRGMDIGTAKPPAELRRAVPHHLIDVVDPDEEFSVAQYRELSFQAIRAIRDRGRQPLFVGGTPLYLKCLLRGFFDGPPADWDLRNEILTELETVGSEALHARLTQVDPVAASLIHVNDTRRIVRALEVYRSTGEPISHQQMEFEDGVPADQCRVFVLRRDRDEQRERIERRVDQMFDDGLVEEVQGLIDGGKQLGRTARQAVGYCEVIDYLNGKHDLAEAVELIKARTRRFAKRQRTWFRGLGECRFIDIGPDDNPAAIAERIATDPQAGLS